The nucleotide window TCATTTTAAGACTTTAGGAGTAGAACATGCTATCGCAATTGATGCTACAGCAAGTACTGCATTTGTTGAAAACTACACCTTACTAATAGAGAACGGTTTTCATATCATTGCTGCAAACAAGGTTGCCAATACTTTAGATTATAATTTTTATAAAGAATTAAGGACGGTTTTAAAGCAGAACAACAAGAAGTTTTTATATGAGACTAATGTTGGTGCTGGATTGCCAATTGTAGAGACTATTAGAAATCTGCATCAATCAGGAGAAGAAATCCACAAAATAAAAGGTGTGTTTTCAGGATCACTAAGTTATATATTTAATACGTATTCAGAAGAAGAATTGCCTTTTCATAAGGTGTTAAACAATGCTGTTGTACTTGGTTTAACAGAGCCAGATCCAAGAGACGATTTGTCTGGTAAAGACGTGGCAAGAAAGCTCTTGATTTTAGCAAGAGAATTGGGCTTAAAAGCTGAGCTCAGTAGTGTAAATATAACCTCTTTGGTGCCCAAGCAGCTCAATGGATCTACAACAATATGTGAGTTTAAACAACGTGCTTTTGAGTTAGATGACAGTATTAAATTAAGCACGGCAAAACAAAATAAAGACACTGTTTTACGTTACATTGGCGAACTAGATGTGCTAAAAAACACCTTAGAAGTGAAGCTTGTTTCTGTGCCAAGGTCTTCAACTTTAGGACAGTTAAAAGGGACTGATAATCTTATTGAAATTTATACAGAATCGTATAATGAGCAACCATTAGTAATTCAAGGCGCAGGTGCAGGTAAGGCGGTAACCGCAAGAGGTGTGCTTTCGGATATTCTTAAACTTTGTGCGCATTTACAAAAGGTTAATGTACACAGTTTTAATTAATGTTTTAATAACCATTTATTGCGCTATTGCTAAGATTTAAAATATAGATATTACAGAAATTTGCAGCAAAACCAAATCGCATGAAAAAGTATAAATTAGAATTCGGTTTTGCACTAAAGTTAATGGTAATAACAGTATTATCTTTAGTAGCAACGCTATTTTTAAATTAAATATTCTGTTACTTTTGCCAGTAATCATTGATTTATGAAATACTGGCTAACAGCTATAGTTATAATGTTTAAATTCTTATTGTTTGCTCAAAATAATGAGAATTCAAATTCTTACCTAGATATAAACTATTTTGCTGGGAATATAGCTCTTCACAATAACGATATCCTTCATTTAATTCAAGGGCATCCAGAAGGTGTAATTCTCAGTTGGAACAAGAAAACTTTCGGTGAAGAAGCTTGGCAACAACGTTTTAACTATCCAGACTATGGTGCTTCCTTCATTTATCAAGATTTAAAGAATGATGTGCTTGGTGAAAATTATGGACTGTATGCGCACTATAATTTCTACTTTTTTAAGCGTAACCTAATGTTTAGAATTGGGCAAGGTATTGCCTATACCACTAATCCTTATGATAAGGTAGAAAATCATAAAAACATTGCTTTCGGGTCGCATTTACTGAGTTCTACTTACGTAATGCTCAATTATAAAAAAGAACGTTTGTTTAATAGGTTTGGTTTACAAACAGGCTTGTCTTTAATTCACTATTCTAATGCCAACGTAAAAGCGCCTAACACCAGCGTTAATTCTATGACTTTTAATTTAGGATTAACCT belongs to Winogradskyella sp. J14-2 and includes:
- a CDS encoding aspartate kinase — translated: MTTIHLAIFGIGNVGSALINQIQQQKRKFQERQQLDIRISVIANSTLAFFANDTRDEWEVDFEKFSEPYNIQDIIHHFKTLGVEHAIAIDATASTAFVENYTLLIENGFHIIAANKVANTLDYNFYKELRTVLKQNNKKFLYETNVGAGLPIVETIRNLHQSGEEIHKIKGVFSGSLSYIFNTYSEEELPFHKVLNNAVVLGLTEPDPRDDLSGKDVARKLLILARELGLKAELSSVNITSLVPKQLNGSTTICEFKQRAFELDDSIKLSTAKQNKDTVLRYIGELDVLKNTLEVKLVSVPRSSTLGQLKGTDNLIEIYTESYNEQPLVIQGAGAGKAVTARGVLSDILKLCAHLQKVNVHSFN
- a CDS encoding acyloxyacyl hydrolase; this translates as MKYWLTAIVIMFKFLLFAQNNENSNSYLDINYFAGNIALHNNDILHLIQGHPEGVILSWNKKTFGEEAWQQRFNYPDYGASFIYQDLKNDVLGENYGLYAHYNFYFFKRNLMFRIGQGIAYTTNPYDKVENHKNIAFGSHLLSSTYVMLNYKKERLFNRFGLQTGLSLIHYSNANVKAPNTSVNSMTFNLGLTYNLDEEDSEYIDNLTDEKFTERIKYNIAFRSGINQSDVIGSGQFPFYIVSAYADKRLNHVSAVQFGADVFFSNFLKELIYYQSVSFPELDVTGDEDYKRVGLFVGHELFINKMSIESQIGYYVYYPFDFEGRTYLRVGLKRYFGKKFFGAITLKSHGAKAEAVEFGIGVRL